Proteins encoded together in one Rhinoraja longicauda isolate Sanriku21f chromosome 22, sRhiLon1.1, whole genome shotgun sequence window:
- the rbck1 gene encoding ranBP-type and C3HC4-type zinc finger-containing protein 1 isoform X1: MIYFALVVPQGPACSSWPQRLEMSGGLVQRNLGMDLIKRAETAAQELSRAIEQGDKETAVECAGLLAEQHLPVIVRLKESAYHQQEIRLRVSVEDLQTTGTIITMKVFPYMTIATLKTKMHKDYSFHPTLQQWIIAQRLGKDHETLSFHGIKKDGDMAYVYLLTAVQADAALKPQAQLQTDTPQMAAGENLYPRNTAGTVDETKANNEDFLPVLEPRGTQPQLNEARVLPKIPKIPKIPKIGWECPQCTYINKPTRPGCEMCSMAKPDDYQVPGTHKPDQDELQRMNEEEAAFEQYEQSMVLERELNYQLMLETDDQNLISASEEFECPICLITSDHNEGVTLRECLHIFCKDCLKGTILNCTEADVTCPFRNNLYSCNSKILEREIKHLLTEDEYRSYLDKSLAIAENSSENSYHCQTPDCKGWCIYEDEVNDFRCPLCTKNNCLVCKAIHEGINCKEYQDNLKIQAENDEAAKQTAELLKSLVARGEAMHCPKCKIVVQKKDGCDWIRCTMCKVEICWVTKGPRWGPQGTGDTSGGCRCRINEAPCHPRCQNCH; this comes from the exons ATGATATATTTCGCTCTGGTTGTTCCCCAGGGACCTGCCTGCAGTAGTTGGCCTCAAAGGTTGGAGATGTCTGGAGGGTTAGTGCAAAGGAATCTGGGCATGGACCTGATAAAAAGAG CGGAGACTGCGGCTCAGGAGCTGAGCAGAGCGATAGAACAGGGAGACAAGGAAACAGCGGTCGAGTGTGCCGGGCTGCTGGCTGAGCAACATCTACCCGTCATCGTCCGACTCAAGGAGTCTGCTTACCATCAACAAGAAATCAG GTTAAGAGTTAGCGTTGAAGATTTGCAGACAACTGGTACAATCATCACAATGAAAGTGTTTCCTTACATGACCATTGCAACGCTGAAGACAAAG ATGCACAAAGACTACAGCTTCCATCCCACACTGCAACAGTGGATCATCGCGCAGCGTCTGGGCAAGGACCACGAGACTCTCTCCTTTCACGGCATCAAGAAGGATGGGGACATGGCCTACGTGTACCTCCTGACAGCCGTGCAGGCCGACGCTGCCCTGAAACCACAGGCGCAGCTTCAGACAGACACACCTCAGATGGCAGCTGGTGAGAACCTCTACCCCCGAAATACTGCAGGGACCGTGG ATGAAACAAAAGCAAATAATGAAGATTTCCTTCCTGTTTTGGAACCACGAGGAACTCAACCACAACTCAACGAAGCAAGGGTTTTGCCAAAAATTCCAAAAATTCCAAAAATTCCAAAG ATTGGCTGGGAGTGTCCACAATGTACCTATATCAATAAGCCGACTCGTCCAGGGTGTGAGATGTGCAGCATGGCAAAACCAGATGACTACCAGGTACCCGGCACCCATAAACCTGACCAGGACGAACTGCAGAGAATGAATGAAGAAGAAGCAGCCTTTGAGCAATACGAACAA tCGATGGTACTCGAGCGAGAACTGAATTACCAACTGATGTTGGAAACAGATGATCAAAACCTGATATCAGCATCAGAGGAGTTTGAGTGCCCAATCTGTTTAATCACCTCGGACCACAATGAGGGTGTAACTCTTCGAGAGTGCTTACATATCTTCTGCAA AGACTGCCTGAAGGGAACAATCCTAAACTGCACAGAAGCAGATGTGACCTGTCCATTCCGAAACAACCTTTACTCTTGCAACAGCAAAATCCTGGAACGTGAGATAAAACAC CTCCTAACAGAGGATGAGTATCGTAGCTACCTGGACAAGAGTTTGGCAATTGCAGAGAACAGCAGTGAGAACAGCTACCACTGCCAGACACCCGACTGCAAGGGTTGGTGCATCTACGAAGATGAGGTCAATGACTTTCGCTGCCCCCTCTGCACGAAGAACAACTGCCTGGTGTGCAAG GCAATACACGAAGGGATAAACTGCAAGGAATACCAAGACAATCTCAAAATTCAAGCTGAAAACGATGAAGctgcaaaacaaactgctgagtTGCTAAAG TCGCTTGTAGCTCGGGGAGAGGCCATGCATTGTCCTAAATGCAAGATTGTGGTCCAGAAGAAAGATGGCTGTGACTGGATACGTTGCACCATGTGCAAAGTAGAAATCTGCTGGGTGACCAAGGGGCCTCGCTGGGGACCTCAG GGGACCGGTGACACTAGTGGAGGATGCCGCTGCCGCATCAATGAGGCACCATGCCATCCCAGGTGTCAGAACTGCCACTGA
- the rbck1 gene encoding ranBP-type and C3HC4-type zinc finger-containing protein 1 isoform X2 — protein MKVFPYMTIATLKTKMHKDYSFHPTLQQWIIAQRLGKDHETLSFHGIKKDGDMAYVYLLTAVQADAALKPQAQLQTDTPQMAAGENLYPRNTAGTVDETKANNEDFLPVLEPRGTQPQLNEARVLPKIPKIPKIPKIGWECPQCTYINKPTRPGCEMCSMAKPDDYQVPGTHKPDQDELQRMNEEEAAFEQYEQSMVLERELNYQLMLETDDQNLISASEEFECPICLITSDHNEGVTLRECLHIFCKDCLKGTILNCTEADVTCPFRNNLYSCNSKILEREIKHLLTEDEYRSYLDKSLAIAENSSENSYHCQTPDCKGWCIYEDEVNDFRCPLCTKNNCLVCKAIHEGINCKEYQDNLKIQAENDEAAKQTAELLKSLVARGEAMHCPKCKIVVQKKDGCDWIRCTMCKVEICWVTKGPRWGPQGTGDTSGGCRCRINEAPCHPRCQNCH, from the exons ATGAAAGTGTTTCCTTACATGACCATTGCAACGCTGAAGACAAAG ATGCACAAAGACTACAGCTTCCATCCCACACTGCAACAGTGGATCATCGCGCAGCGTCTGGGCAAGGACCACGAGACTCTCTCCTTTCACGGCATCAAGAAGGATGGGGACATGGCCTACGTGTACCTCCTGACAGCCGTGCAGGCCGACGCTGCCCTGAAACCACAGGCGCAGCTTCAGACAGACACACCTCAGATGGCAGCTGGTGAGAACCTCTACCCCCGAAATACTGCAGGGACCGTGG ATGAAACAAAAGCAAATAATGAAGATTTCCTTCCTGTTTTGGAACCACGAGGAACTCAACCACAACTCAACGAAGCAAGGGTTTTGCCAAAAATTCCAAAAATTCCAAAAATTCCAAAG ATTGGCTGGGAGTGTCCACAATGTACCTATATCAATAAGCCGACTCGTCCAGGGTGTGAGATGTGCAGCATGGCAAAACCAGATGACTACCAGGTACCCGGCACCCATAAACCTGACCAGGACGAACTGCAGAGAATGAATGAAGAAGAAGCAGCCTTTGAGCAATACGAACAA tCGATGGTACTCGAGCGAGAACTGAATTACCAACTGATGTTGGAAACAGATGATCAAAACCTGATATCAGCATCAGAGGAGTTTGAGTGCCCAATCTGTTTAATCACCTCGGACCACAATGAGGGTGTAACTCTTCGAGAGTGCTTACATATCTTCTGCAA AGACTGCCTGAAGGGAACAATCCTAAACTGCACAGAAGCAGATGTGACCTGTCCATTCCGAAACAACCTTTACTCTTGCAACAGCAAAATCCTGGAACGTGAGATAAAACAC CTCCTAACAGAGGATGAGTATCGTAGCTACCTGGACAAGAGTTTGGCAATTGCAGAGAACAGCAGTGAGAACAGCTACCACTGCCAGACACCCGACTGCAAGGGTTGGTGCATCTACGAAGATGAGGTCAATGACTTTCGCTGCCCCCTCTGCACGAAGAACAACTGCCTGGTGTGCAAG GCAATACACGAAGGGATAAACTGCAAGGAATACCAAGACAATCTCAAAATTCAAGCTGAAAACGATGAAGctgcaaaacaaactgctgagtTGCTAAAG TCGCTTGTAGCTCGGGGAGAGGCCATGCATTGTCCTAAATGCAAGATTGTGGTCCAGAAGAAAGATGGCTGTGACTGGATACGTTGCACCATGTGCAAAGTAGAAATCTGCTGGGTGACCAAGGGGCCTCGCTGGGGACCTCAG GGGACCGGTGACACTAGTGGAGGATGCCGCTGCCGCATCAATGAGGCACCATGCCATCCCAGGTGTCAGAACTGCCACTGA